From a region of the Enterobacter sp. JBIWA008 genome:
- the aat gene encoding leucyl/phenylalanyl-tRNA--protein transferase yields MRLVQLSRHNIAFPSPEGALREPNGLLALGGDLSPARLLMAYQRGIFPWFSPGDPILWWSPDPRAVLWPEQFHLSRSMKRFHAKSPYRVTLNHAFGQVIEGCAEDRFEGTWITRDIITAYHQLHELGYAHSIEVWDGGALVGGMYGVAQGTLFCGESMFSRAVNASKTALLVFSQSFAQRGGRLIDCQVLNEHTASLGAVEIPRRQYIEQLDASRQERLPRDFWIPRTLFMPNA; encoded by the coding sequence ATGCGCCTGGTCCAGCTTTCTCGTCATAACATTGCGTTCCCTTCTCCGGAAGGGGCGCTGCGTGAGCCCAATGGGCTGCTGGCCCTTGGCGGTGACCTTAGTCCTGCGCGGCTATTGATGGCGTACCAGCGCGGTATATTCCCCTGGTTTTCTCCCGGCGACCCCATTTTATGGTGGTCTCCCGACCCGCGTGCCGTGCTGTGGCCAGAGCAGTTTCACCTCAGCCGCAGCATGAAGCGTTTCCATGCAAAATCACCATACCGCGTCACCCTCAACCACGCCTTTGGTCAGGTCATTGAAGGCTGTGCCGAAGACCGCTTTGAGGGAACATGGATAACCCGCGATATTATTACCGCCTACCACCAGCTTCATGAGCTTGGCTACGCTCACTCCATCGAGGTATGGGATGGTGGAGCACTCGTCGGCGGCATGTACGGCGTAGCGCAAGGCACGCTGTTTTGCGGTGAGTCGATGTTCTCCCGCGCAGTTAATGCCTCGAAAACCGCGCTGCTGGTCTTCAGCCAGTCGTTTGCCCAGCGCGGCGGACGCCTGATCGATTGTCAGGTGCTCAACGAGCATACCGCCTCCCTGGGTGCCGTTGAAATCCCGCGACGCCAGTACATCGAACAACTCGATGCCAGCCGCCAGGAGAGGCTTCCGCGCGACTTCTGGATACCGAGAACGCTCTTTATGCCCAATGCCTAA
- the infA gene encoding translation initiation factor IF-1, producing MAKEDNIEMQGTVLDTLPNTMFRVELENGHVVTAHISGKMRKNYIRILTGDKVTVELTPYDLSKGRIVFRSR from the coding sequence ATGGCCAAAGAAGACAATATTGAAATGCAGGGTACCGTACTTGATACGTTGCCTAATACCATGTTTCGCGTAGAGCTGGAAAACGGTCACGTGGTAACTGCGCACATCTCCGGTAAAATGCGCAAAAACTACATCCGCATTTTGACGGGCGACAAAGTGACTGTTGAACTGACCCCGTACGACCTGAGCAAAGGCCGCATTGTCTTCCGTAGTCGCTAA